The following is a genomic window from Lysinibacillus sp. JNUCC-52.
TGAGTGCAGGCATTTCTACTAATGGCGACATGCCATGTTCCTCAACTGCCTCATAATCGTGCATACCAAAAATCGGTGGCAAATTGTAAGTAATTTGACGAGATACACCTTCTTTATCAAGATACGTGTATTTCGATTCGTAATGCATAGCACTAAATGTAGATGACACAATAACAAACCCAATAACAACAACTAAACAGTACATAACCGCTTCAAGCCAGAAACGTTGCTTTGAAGGTTTCTTTAAATCAACTACTTTTAATAAATAAATTAATCCTGCAACTGCACTAATTGCTAATATTGATTGCCCCATTGCAGCTGTAATTACGTGAATTGTTAACCAATAACTTTGTAATGAAGGTACCAATGGACTTACTTCGCTCGGGAACATCGACGCATATGCAATAATTAAAAGCGCTACAGGTAACGCTACAAATCCTAATGCTGTCAGACGATAAATAAAGTAAATTAAAATGAATGCTGCAACGATAAACATCCCAAAAGCAGTCGTAAATTCAAACATATTACTTACAGGAGCGTGCCCTGTATGAATCCAACGTGTAATAAAATAACCAAGTTGTGCAAGGAAACCAATAATCGTAACTGTGATTGCCAGTTTACCCCATTTATCAGTATTTTTACCTGAAGCATTGGATTGTTTAATTGCACCGCCAAATAATAAGGTTGCTACTAGATAGGCTACAAATGCAACAAATAATAGATTCCCACTTAAGTCAATTAAACTCATAAGGTGTTGTCACCTTCCTTTTCATTTTTGCCACGGCTTGTGGACGCTTCGTCCTCTTCTGCGGTATCTAACTGATCTTGATATTGTGGTAGACCAGCAAATGCAGTCACGGCATCTAAATCTTTTTTCATGCTAAACATGTTTTTGTTTACGTGGGCAGCCATCAGTAATTTACCATCTGGCTCTACTTGTAACCAAAGACGACGGTGATTCCAATATGAACCAATCGCAACGCCAATCATGAAAATAATACCACCAACAAATAAAATAGGGATTGTGCGGTCTTTACGTATCGTAAAGCCTGACAAATCTCGTGTTTCTACACTTGTAAATTTCATTTTGTATTGATTTTCGCCTAGTGGTTCTAGTGTTTGTTTAATCGCAACAAAGCTTGTTTCACCCTCTGGTGTTTCTGGTGTCGTCATTTTAAATAGAAATGCTGGATTATTAGGAACAGACGTCGCAGTTTGCGGTACACCATTTTCAAAACCAGAGAAGTCTGGTGTGTAGACAAGTAGTTTAACAGATGTACCATTTCCTAAATCGTAGTCCTTTTTAGGATTTGTTAAATCGACTTCTACTGTACCCAGTGATTGCTCAGTTGTTTTATTGACTAGTTCAAAATTCATTTGCTTTAATTCATTTAGACGATAATCCATTTGATATAATGCGTAGCCTGCTTCTTTTAACGGATGGTTCACTCGAACAGAATAATCTTTTACCTTCTCTAGATTATCTATATCACCTGCGATGGCATCTTCAGGCTGTTTGTATAACGTGACATTTGTTTGGAAGTTTTTCGCAACGACGTTTACACCTTGTTTTAGCTGTTCGCCTTGTGGTGTATTATCATGTGTTTCTAAAATAAATTCATGATTTTCAATAAAATAACCTTCCATGCCAGTGATTGCACGTTTTTCACCTTCACGCACCCATATTGATTCATCGACATAAAAACCAGGAACTAAACGCAACATAACCCCTGCTAAAAAGATAATGAGGCCTACATGATTTATGTACGGACCGTAACGAGCGAAACGTCCTTTTTCTGCTAACAAAGCACTTCCATCGCGACGAACTTTATATTTCATCTCAGTCATTTTCTTTTCGACCTTATTAAGCGTCTCTTCAGGGCTTTCCGTCACTTGCCCTTCCGCAATAATACGTTGGCGCTTCATAAAGCTTTCATGGCGCTTTACTCGTTGATTTTTCAATGATTTATAAAGTGGTATACCACGGTCAAGACTTGCAACAATAATCGAAACTGCAAGCATCCCTACTAAAATTTGGAACCACCAAGAGCTATATAAATCAGAAAGACCTAATGTATAATAGATTTTCCCTAAGAAACCATAAACATCCTCGTAATATGCTCCTTTTTCTATGTCAGAAGCTTTTACGTAAAATTCTTGCGGTAGTAACGTACCGATTGAAGCTGCTATTAACGTGATAATAATTAAAGCGATTCCAACTTTAACACTAGAGAAAAAATTCCAAATTTTATCGACAATTGTTTTGTTGTACGTTTTTGAGCGAATAGCCGTACCATCATAGCGCATATCGACAACTTTATTTTGTTTTTCTTCTTCGGTTAAAGGACGACCACATTTCTCACAGAGCTTCGTGCCAAACGGATTACTATGTCCACAAGCACAAATAATATTCTCCATCGTCAATTACCCCTCATTTTGGCTTTATTAATTCCATGTAAGAAGCGATATTCGCCTCTGTCATTTCTCCTGTAGTAATTTTAACTACCTTACCATCTGGATCAATTAAAACAGTTGCAGGTAAATTCCCAACATTATAGGCAGTCATAACACTTTTTGTTTTGTCAATTACTACAGGAAATGTAAGACCGTACTTATCGACAAAATTTTGCACTTCAAAATCTGTTTGTGCAATATTGACAGCTAATGTTTGAACACCTAGGTCTTTAAAGACTTGATATTGATTGTTCATCGCAGGCATTTCCTTCTCACATGGCTTACACCAAGTTCCCCAGAAATTCAAAAATACCCCCTGCCCTCTATAATCAGACAGTTTGTGTTTCTCTCCATTTAAATCTACTAACGTGAAGTTCGGTGCCTCAGAGCCAACTGCTACTAACTCTACCTTATCCTTTGTCGCTGTCCCGTAAACAGTGTACCCTATGGCAAGCGCCAAAATAACTAAAATAATGGTACGGGTTACAAGACGTTTTTTCTTTTTCTCCAAGTTAATAAACCCCCTACTCAAATACGCCTCGAGGTAATTATGTCGATATTTCGCCTTTTTGCAAGAAACATCTGTTATATCTCCCCGAGACTTACTTTGTTCAGCATCTGCTGGATAAATTTAAAACTGGTGGACTATTCTCACCTATTATAGCAAAATGATACAAATTAACTTAGTTATTAATTATGAATGATTTATGAACGTTTTCACACGAGGAAAGTGAAAAACTCACTATACGGATAACCGTATGTTCACTTTCCATCGCTAATGTCCGTTTAGCCGATTTGTCCCGTTTCAGCTAACACACGCAGTTGCTTGACTTCATGTTTCGACAATTCACGGTATTCTCCTGGTGTTAAGCCATATAAATCTAAAAATGCAAAACGTTCACGTTTCAGTTTAACGACTGGTGTGCCGATTGCCTCAAACATACGACGCACTTGACGATTTCGCCCTTCGTGAATAGTAATTTCACAAATCGCCTTGCCCGCTTGCTCATCAAAAGAAGTCATACTCACTTTTGCTGGTGCTGTTTTACCATCTTCTAGTTTAATACCACGTTGCAGCTTTTTTAGCCCCTCAATTGTAGGTATACCTTTTACTCGTGCAATGTACGTTTTATCAATTTTAAATTTTGGATGCGTCAACATATAAGAAAACTCTCCATCATTTGTCAGTAATAATAATCCAGATGTATCATAATCTAGACGACCAACAGGGAAAATACGTTGCGGAATATGCTTAAATAAATCTGTGACAGTTTTGCGTCCTTTATCGTCTGTTACAGCAGAAATTGTTCCGCGTGGTTTGTATAGTAGGTAGTAGACTTTATCTTCTTTCTCAAGCTTTACACCTTCTACTTCAATTGTATCCGAGTTAGATACTTTTGTTCCTAGTTCTCTTACAACAACACCGTTTACCTTTACTTTACCTTCTACAATTAATTGCTCTGCTTTACGCCTTGAAGCGACACCAGCATAGGCAATAACTTTTTGTAATCTTTCCATTCTTTCACCTCTAGTTAAAAATGTAACCTTTTTAAGATTATTTTTCCCGTCAATCTGTGAAAATTATGTCATACTTTTGTGTAATATAAAAGAGAAACTAATTACGCACTAGTAATACGATAATTCTAAATAGTGTATTATTTGCTAGTTTTTCGATTATTTTTCTGTCCGTAGCCTAAAGATTCTTCGATATACACTATTTATTTCTAATATAGACCAATCAACAAAATGCAAATCGTATTTAGTCCGCATATTAAAAAAAAGTGCCAGGCACTCACACAATTTTTCCGCATATAGTATATTTTATAACCTAATTAAAAAAGCTGCCCTCCTTGGACAGCTTTTTAATTATTCATTTTCACTATATACATTTTCGATGGCCATGCCTTGTTTACTTAATTCATAATTAATATATGTTTTCGCTTTTGATAACTTCGACGATAAAGATTGTTCGATTGAAGAACCATCGTTTACCGTAAAAATAAGCTTATCTGGTTTTGTAACGCCATCTTTTTGCACATTTATTTGTTCGACTTTAACAATCTCATCCCAGCTTGTCGAGTCTTCTTTTAAACTAAAAAATTGATTCATATGTAAGCCTTTTTCGTCAATAATTTGATAATGATTGATACATAAAAATAAGATTACAAGAACGAGCAGCCAAGATGTTCCAACGATCGTTCGTTGTACATATCTTCCCTTTTTCGTAGTTGTAGTAATCAAAATATTTATTAATAGAATTATGGCCATTGCAATTAAGGCAAACATTAAAATAATATATGCTTTAAAAACGGTCTCAAAAAGGTAAAATTCTTGCGGTCGATAAAGTAGCTCCTGAATGGGAAATAACAAAATAAAGGGTGCTGTAAAGCTTGAAAGAAATAAAATAATGATGATAGCGATTTGCGTTTGCTTACGATTTTTTTCACTAGTAGCGATAATTGTTTACCTCCTAATGCTTCTCTATTACAACTCTCATTATTTTACACTATTTACAATAAATATAAAACACTTTCAAGTAAACAATTCACCCTATCAGTCATTATAAAAAATCAGCGCATCGCTTTTAACGATCCGCTGATTCTACTTTTACAGGCGTTGCATAAATACGCTCTTCCCCAATAAATATCGAAAGCACTGCTTCCTTTCTTTTTCTGGACACCTGAAGTACTTGCCTAACTATCTTTTTTTCCTCTTTGTTTAATTGCAATTGAATTGGTTGCTCTAGACGGATAGCCAGTTTATTGTTGACATTGTATTTGCCCTTTTTCACAACTGTTTCCATATCATAATTTTGCCAAACCTCATTTGCTAAACCTCTATGGATATTCCAGTCATCCGATGCATTTAAAGTGACTACAATACATGTTTGCCCATCTTTATGAAAAGCGGTTGCCAATGTTCTTCCTGCTACCTTTGTAAATCCAGTCTTTCCAGCAAAAGCTGTGCCCGTTGCTGATTTTAATGAACTAACAGGTTGCTCTGTTTCATCATCTATATCTGCCGCGACTCCTGAGCCTTCTCGTAATAAGCGGTGTTTATTTTCCCAAAGCATGCCGTTTTCTGTGTCAGCTCGATAAAGGATAGTAGATGCAATTTTTTCAAACGTTTTGTTTTGAAGTGCTAATCTCAACATCTCAGCCGTATCCCTTGCAGATGATAAATGCTCGTCATGATGCAAGCCAGATGGATTCATAAAAACTGTATTTGTGAGACCAGCAATGACCGCTCGTTCGTTCATTAATTTGACAAAGCCTTCAACTGAACCACCAGCATGTTCGGCTAATGCTGTTGCAGCATCATTGCCCGATCGCAGCATTAAGCCATAGAGCAAAGTTTCAACTGTTACCGTCTCACCCGCTTGCAGATAAATAGAAGAGCCTTCAGCCATTGCAGCCCTTGGAGAAATTACTACCTCATCTTGTAAATCACTGTTTTCAATAGCAACGAGAGCTGTCCAAATTTTTGTTAAGCTTGCGATTGGGAGCCTTGCATCACTATTAGTACCTGATAATACACGACCTGTGTCGCCGTCTAACACAACATGGCCGCTTCCGCCTCTTGCCAAACCGTTTTGTGGAAAAACTAAAATCCCCACTACAATCATGCACAACAATACTCGTAGTAACCGTAGCAACAAGCCACTCCTTATTATAAGTGATAGATAAGTATAACGATGAACCTAAAAAGGAAAGCGATTAGCACATTTCCTCAATTACTTAACGCCGTTAAAAGTTTCTTGGAATTTGGTCATAAATAAATCCGTTTCTTGCTCTGCATCTCCATTTTCCTCCTCAGGTAATGGAGGCATTTCTTCAATACTATTTAAGCCAAAGTAATTTAAGAACTCTTTCGTTGTACCATATAAAATGGCACGTCCAGTTCCTTCTGAACGGCCAACCTCTTTCACTAGCCCTCTGGAAGCGAGTGTTTGCAGTGGGCGTTCACATTTTACGCCACGTAAATCTTCAATTGCCACCCTTGTAATAGGTTGTTTATACGCCACTATAGCCAACACTTCTAAGGATGCCTGAGATAATGATTGTGCAGTGGGATTCTCAACTAATTTTTGAATCGTATCTGCAAGCTCTTGCTTTGTAATTAACTGATAAAC
Proteins encoded in this region:
- the ccsB gene encoding c-type cytochrome biogenesis protein CcsB, yielding MSLIDLSGNLLFVAFVAYLVATLLFGGAIKQSNASGKNTDKWGKLAITVTIIGFLAQLGYFITRWIHTGHAPVSNMFEFTTAFGMFIVAAFILIYFIYRLTALGFVALPVALLIIAYASMFPSEVSPLVPSLQSYWLTIHVITAAMGQSILAISAVAGLIYLLKVVDLKKPSKQRFWLEAVMYCLVVVIGFVIVSSTFSAMHYESKYTYLDKEGVSRQITYNLPPIFGMHDYEAVEEHGMSPLVEMPALINAKKLTTVVWSLLVGSLLYLLIRLIARRRISAIFQPLVKRVNLQLLDEIGYRSVIIGFPVFTLGALIFAMIWAQLAWSRFWGWDPKEVWALITWLFYAAFLHLRLSKGWEGEKSAWLALIGFGIILFNLIAVNLILAGLHSYA
- the resB gene encoding cytochrome c biogenesis protein ResB, coding for MENIICACGHSNPFGTKLCEKCGRPLTEEEKQNKVVDMRYDGTAIRSKTYNKTIVDKIWNFFSSVKVGIALIIITLIAASIGTLLPQEFYVKASDIEKGAYYEDVYGFLGKIYYTLGLSDLYSSWWFQILVGMLAVSIIVASLDRGIPLYKSLKNQRVKRHESFMKRQRIIAEGQVTESPEETLNKVEKKMTEMKYKVRRDGSALLAEKGRFARYGPYINHVGLIIFLAGVMLRLVPGFYVDESIWVREGEKRAITGMEGYFIENHEFILETHDNTPQGEQLKQGVNVVAKNFQTNVTLYKQPEDAIAGDIDNLEKVKDYSVRVNHPLKEAGYALYQMDYRLNELKQMNFELVNKTTEQSLGTVEVDLTNPKKDYDLGNGTSVKLLVYTPDFSGFENGVPQTATSVPNNPAFLFKMTTPETPEGETSFVAIKQTLEPLGENQYKMKFTSVETRDLSGFTIRKDRTIPILFVGGIIFMIGVAIGSYWNHRRLWLQVEPDGKLLMAAHVNKNMFSMKKDLDAVTAFAGLPQYQDQLDTAEEDEASTSRGKNEKEGDNTL
- the resA gene encoding thiol-disulfide oxidoreductase ResA; this translates as MEKKKKRLVTRTIILVILALAIGYTVYGTATKDKVELVAVGSEAPNFTLVDLNGEKHKLSDYRGQGVFLNFWGTWCKPCEKEMPAMNNQYQVFKDLGVQTLAVNIAQTDFEVQNFVDKYGLTFPVVIDKTKSVMTAYNVGNLPATVLIDPDGKVVKITTGEMTEANIASYMELIKPK
- a CDS encoding pseudouridine synthase, whose product is MERLQKVIAYAGVASRRKAEQLIVEGKVKVNGVVVRELGTKVSNSDTIEVEGVKLEKEDKVYYLLYKPRGTISAVTDDKGRKTVTDLFKHIPQRIFPVGRLDYDTSGLLLLTNDGEFSYMLTHPKFKIDKTYIARVKGIPTIEGLKKLQRGIKLEDGKTAPAKVSMTSFDEQAGKAICEITIHEGRNRQVRRMFEAIGTPVVKLKRERFAFLDLYGLTPGEYRELSKHEVKQLRVLAETGQIG
- a CDS encoding D-alanyl-D-alanine carboxypeptidase family protein; translation: MLRLLRVLLCMIVVGILVFPQNGLARGGSGHVVLDGDTGRVLSGTNSDARLPIASLTKIWTALVAIENSDLQDEVVISPRAAMAEGSSIYLQAGETVTVETLLYGLMLRSGNDAATALAEHAGGSVEGFVKLMNERAVIAGLTNTVFMNPSGLHHDEHLSSARDTAEMLRLALQNKTFEKIASTILYRADTENGMLWENKHRLLREGSGVAADIDDETEQPVSSLKSATGTAFAGKTGFTKVAGRTLATAFHKDGQTCIVVTLNASDDWNIHRGLANEVWQNYDMETVVKKGKYNVNNKLAIRLEQPIQLQLNKEEKKIVRQVLQVSRKRKEAVLSIFIGEERIYATPVKVESADR
- the scpB gene encoding SMC-Scp complex subunit ScpB, which encodes MTKTMILQSRIEALLFVVGDDGLTIKQLAQLLGDAEEVVAQAMDALCAAYEKDENRGITIKEMAGVYQLITKQELADTIQKLVENPTAQSLSQASLEVLAIVAYKQPITRVAIEDLRGVKCERPLQTLASRGLVKEVGRSEGTGRAILYGTTKEFLNYFGLNSIEEMPPLPEEENGDAEQETDLFMTKFQETFNGVK